In the Oryza glaberrima chromosome 6, OglaRS2, whole genome shotgun sequence genome, one interval contains:
- the LOC127776442 gene encoding protein transport protein SEC16B homolog isoform X3, with the protein MKRRNSGIRWILLTLHRAGLETIAEEGSTMATSWTPNESNTGAVEYPSNMVFYAEYPGWYFDTNTQQWLSLESYQQGGVQAETTAAASAGYAGTGHNVAQTSDSYTGDYSHQGQQQHGSLGDNSLSDSFYGSNQHTENQTAQQANVESLESSKYYHADINTYAHSTSQYASSEDHQASYKGFGSSTSHQSVYKGFEPSVGHQSTFTSHHSGYNGSESSTVQQAAHQGFKPSTGNQNYKGFEPYSGHQLGYKGYDYSTGQSGHQEFGPSTDSQANHVAYQQLPSHYSSFDGAAKPQDSVPTANMPQMQTRADSDGCMNLPNNYLSTGSSVNFAQQQFIGSNALPQQFGYSSHEQRSSAGRPPHALVTFGFGGKLVVVRETISMSTNFDSGNQGNPCGTVSILNVSEIVSDRVDHPSIPSGSALSYFHALCRQPIPGPLVGGSAAAKDVNKWLDEITGGYDSSIREFQGGDDQKLLISLLKILCQHYGKLRSPFGSDPSQEGIDGPEMAVTKLFSSCKSSGAHKGEYGAIVHCMKNIPSENQIQATAKEVQNLLVSGRRKEALQYAQEGQLWGPALILALQLGDKFYVDTVKKMAYHHFVSGSPLRTLCLLIAGQPADVFNAENPVDGNYGILHIPQRPVEAVNSKSMLDDWQENLAIITANRTKGDDLVITHLGDCLWKEKNEVAAAHSCYLAAELNIESYAESSRMCLIGADHLRCPRTFTSPEAIQRTEVYEYAKVLGNSQYILLPFQPYKLIYAYMLVEVGKVSDSLRYCQACLKVLKASGRAPELEAWKQLFSSLEERIRTYQQGGYGTNLAPAKLVGKLFTSLDKSLSRMMGTQPSALSPVPQGSLTERDSYSAPAATNFVNNQPVMAMSSLMSSVSEQSMSEMSGNTGPDRKVTHNRSVSEPDFGRTPNQGAGLDNAQSTSGSGSSRFGWLLQKTMGLVSRSHHQAKLGEQNKFYYDEKLKRWVEEGADIPAEEPPLPPPPTKALFQNGIPDQSSNGPGSVSYTANGFSEARPLNPSGPSSGMPPMPPSQNQFSARGRMGVRSRYVDTFNKGGASATGPSYNKPATPSMNPLSGATFFVPTPATVASEQIPDPTVNVHQDQPSSTIALRESSASPPPSVQSIPVQSNIQRYPSMDNIMTPSGSGNGSSFSRSRAASWSGAYSEQLSGNAVSRSPDGQRTMMQSPLIPGQKQSHSRSSSNSSLQFNNGLGEDLHEVEL; encoded by the exons ATGAAGCGACGCAACAGTGGTATCAGGTGGATTCTTCTTACACTGCACAGG GCGGGGTTGGAGACCATCGCAGAGGAGGGAAGCACCATGGCTACAAGCTGGACCCCGAATGAGAGCAATACAGGAGCCGTGGAGTACCCGTCCAACATGGTGTTCTACGCTGAATACCCAGGATGGTACTTTGACACCAATACTCAGCAGTGGCTCTCACTGGAGTCGTATCAGCAAGGTGGTGTGCAGGCAGAAACTACTGCAGCAGCCTCAGCTGGATATGCAGGAACAGGCCATAATGTAGCTCAAACCAGTGATTCTTACACAGGTGACTATAGCCATCAGGGACAACAGCAACATGGCTCGTTGGGTGATAACAGCTTGTCGGATAGTTTTTATGGTTCCAACCAGCACACTGAGAATCAAACTGCTCAGCAGGCAAATGTCGAGTCATTGGAATCTTCTAAGTATTATCATGCTGATATCAACACATATGCGCATTCTACAAGTCAGTACGCTAGTAGTGAGGATCACCAGGCGAGTTACAAGGGATTCGGATCTTCCACTAGTCATCAGAGTGTTTACAAGGGTTTTGAACCATCTGTAGGTCATCAAAGTACTTTTACCAGCCATCATAGTGGGTACAATGGCTCTGAATCTTCCACAGTCCAACAGGCTGCTCACCAGGGATTTAAACCTTCTACAGGCAACCAGAATTATAAGGGGTTTGAGCCTTATTCAGGTCACCAGTTGGGATATAAGGGATATGATTATTCTACGGGCCAGAGTGGCCACCAGGAATTTGGACCTTCTACAGATAGTCAAGCTAACCATGTGGCATACCAACAGTTACCAAGCCATTACAGCAGCTTCGATGGTGCTGCTAAGCCACAAGACTCTGTTCCAACAGCAAACATGCCCCAGATGCAAACACGTGCTGATTCTGATGGATGCATGAATTTGCCAAATAACTATTTGAGCACTGGAAGCTCTGTAAATTTTGCGCAGCAGCAATTCATCGGTTCCAATGCTTTACCTCAACAATTTGGTTATTCCTCCCATGAGCAGAGGTCATCAGCTGGACGCCCACCACATGCTTTGGTTACATTCGGATTTGGGGGGAAGCTTGTAGTTGTGCGAGAGACCATTTCAATGTCCACAAACTTTGATAGTGGGAATCAG GGAAATCCATGTGGCACAGTGTCAATTCTTAATGTGTCAGAGATTGTTTCTGATAGAGTTGATCATCCAAGTATCCCTAGTGGTAGCGCACTTAGTTACTTCCATGCATTGTGTCGTCAACCTATTCCTGGCCCCCTTGTTGGTGGAAGTGCTGCAGCAAAGGATGTGAACAAGTGGCTTGATGAGATCACCGGAGGCTATGATTCCTCTATCAGGGAGTTCCAGGGAGGAGATGATCAGAAGTTGCTCATTTCACTGCTTAAAATATTGTGCCAACACTATGGAAAGCTCCGTTCACCTTTTGGGTCTGATCCATCGCAGGAG GGTATAGATGGTCCAGAGATGGCAGTGACAAAACTTTTCTCATCTTGTAAGAGTAGTGGTGCTCATAAGGGAGAGTATGGAGCCATTGTCCATTGCATGAAAAACATTCCGTCAGAAAACCAGATCCAG GCTACTGCTAAGGAGGTTCAAAATCTCCTAGTTTCTGGTAGAAGGAAAGAGGCTCTTCAGTATGCTCAGGAAGGTCAGCTTTGGGGACCCGCATTAATCCTTGCTTTACAACTTGGTGATAAG TTTTATGTGGATACTGTGAAGAAAATGGCTTACCACCATTTTGTATCTGGATCACCTTTGAGGACATTGTGCCTTCTTATTGCGGGACAGCCTGCAGATGTTTTCAATGCTGAGAACCCTGTTGATGGCAATTATGGTATTTTGCATATACCCCAACGGCCGGTGGAG GCTGTGAATTCTAAGAGCATGCTGGATGATTGGCAAGAGAATTTGGCTATTATAACTGCAAACAGGACGAAAGGTGATGATCTTGTAATTACGCACCTTGGAGATTGCCTCTggaaagagaaaaatgag GTGGCAGCTGCTCATTCATGCTATTTAGCTGCGGAACTAAATATCGAGTCGTATGCAGAAAGTTCAAGAATGTGTCTAATTGGTGCAGACCATTTGAGATGTCCTCGTACATTTACCAGCCCTGAAGCTATCCAG CGAACAGAGGTGTATGAATATGCAAAAGTTCTTGGTAATTCTCAGTACATCCTCTTGCCATTTCAACCATATAAGCTGATATATGCATACATGCTTGTGGAGGTTGGGAAGGTTTCTGATTCATTAAG GTATTGTCAAGCATGCTTGAAGGTGCTGAAAGCATCTGGCCGTGCACCTGAATTAGAGGCATGGAAGCAGTTGTTTTCATCCCTAGAGGAGCGGATACGCACCTACCAGCAG GGTGGTTATGGTACAAATCTAGCCCCTGCAAAGCTTGTTGGAAAACTTTTCACATCACTTGATAAATCTTTGTCCCGCATGATGGGTACACAACCTTCAGCGTTGTCACCAGTGCCACAGGGCTCCTTAACCGAAAGAGATTCCTATTCGGCTCCTGCAGCTACAAATTTTGTGAATAATCAGCCAGTGATGGCTATGTCTTCTTTGATGTCTTCTGTTTCAGAGCAATCTATGAGTGAAATGTCAGGAAATACTGGCCCTGACAGGAAAGTCACACATAACAGAAGTGTCTCTGAACCAGACTTTGGCAGAACCCCCAACCAG GGTGCAGGATTAGATAATGCACAAAGCACATCAGGTTCAGGTAGTTCACGTTTTGGATGGTTGCTGCAGAAGACAATGGGACTTGTTTCAAGATCTCATCATCAG GCGAAGCTGGGGGAACAAAACAAGTTCTACTATGACGAGAAGCTGAAGCGGTGGGTGGAAGAAGGTGCTGACATACCTGCTGAGGAgcctccccttcccccaccTCCAACAAAGGCCTTGTTCCAGAACGGTATTCCAGATCAGAGTTCGAATGGCCCAGGCAGTGTAAGTTATACTGCTAATGGATTTTCAGAAGCAAGGCCTTTGAATCCTTCTGGGCCTAGTTCAGGGATGCCACCAATGCCACCTAGCCAGAACCAATTCTCAGCACGTGGACGGATGGGTGTTAGATCAAG ATACGTCGACACATTTAACAAGGGTGGTGCAAGTGCCACTGGACCGTCATATAATAAACCAGCCACCCCATCCATGAATCCACTGTCTGGTGCCACTTTCTTTGTGCCAACTCCAGCTACTGTTGCGTCAGAGCAGATCCCTGACCCAACAGTCAATGTTCATCAGGATCAACCATCTTCCACGATAGCTCTGCGGGAATCCTCGGCTTCGCCACCACCATCAGTACAATCAATACCAGTTCAATCAAATATTCAGCGATATCCAAGTATGGACAACATCATGACCCCATCTGGCAGTGGGAATGGCAGCTCATTCTCAAGGTCACGAGCAGCATCATGGAGTGGAGCATATTCAGAGCAGTTGAGCGGCAATGCTGTTTCGAGATCACCAGATGGACAACGGACCATGATGCAGTCTCCGTTGATTCCTGGACAGAAACAATCCCACAGCCGTTCCAGTAGTAACTCATCACTTCAATTCAACAATGGCCTGGGCGAGGATCTTCACGAGGTAGAGCTCTGA